The Lolium rigidum isolate FL_2022 chromosome 1, APGP_CSIRO_Lrig_0.1, whole genome shotgun sequence region ATCCGGTCCTATCTTCTTCCCTGAACTCTCGCACGGCCTCCTCCTGGTCCTGCCATTATAAGCGGCAAATGCAAGTGCAGGACGCCACGCTCCCGGCGCTAGCTTCTGTTTCGGGTTCAAGCCGTGCCGGCGGTGAGTGACGGCACCgtggtcctcgtcgccggcggcggctctgTCTCCTAGCTCCAATGCATCGTCACCCTGGGCCTTTCCACGTCTTCAGGTAAACACACACGAGTACACTACAGTAGAAGAGAAAGCGATTGCTGGTGTCTCCTAGCGCAAGCTTATACTATTCCCGGTGGCAAGCTGTGTCTGGCTTGTCCCTTGCTCTCTAGTGCCGCGAGCTACTGTCTTCTCCTCTGGACCGGCTCGTCTAGCTCGCTAACCTTTGTCGCCTTTGCCTCGTGCGCCTGCAGGGCGGaggagcgtggtggtgctggtggtggcaCGGCTGGATTCCACCACCGCATCGGAGATGGCGCCGCGCAGTTCCCTCCCgagctctaccaccaccaccaccaccctcgCAGTAACTCCTGCATTCCGAGAACTATTCACTCTGTTCCCTTGGATCTTTGCGCGCGTCACTCTGATGCGTTTTTTGTTTGGTGTGGGGTGTGAAGGCCCCAACCCCAGCTCCAAGTCCTCCAGCAACGTCACCTTCGCCCCGCAGCCGCTCCTTGCCAATGCGGGGCAGCAGCATGGAGTAGCGGCGACGCTCGGCATGGCGGCGCCGGGGATGGCGGCGACGGAGGCCGGCCGGTTCTTCCTGCCGAGAGGGGtggcgcagcagcagcagcagctcgagAACTGGGGCGACTCCGTGTCCGGCGTCGTCGTCACCAGCCCGCTCACCGAGACCTCCACGGACCTCGACGACAGCGGCGACATGCGCCACCGCGCCTCGATGGTTGGTGCCCGGCCAGTCCTTGCTCCGTTTTCTTGCTCTTGGTTAACTCGCCGTGTAATGCAGTTCTGTGCTGTCCCGTGTTggcagggtggcggcggcggcgacggcgacggcgctgggCAGCGAAGGCTGGGCTGCGTGGATTCCTCGGACAGAAGAGGGGACCAAAAGGTGATTGCAGAAACCGGCGCCATGAAACCTGATCGTGTAGGTGCCAAACTATGGCTGGATTTGCTGCGTATGATCATGGCTGACATGTGCTGAGCACGGTGCGTTCCTCTGTGATTTGCAGATGTCTCGGAGGCTTGCGCAGAACCGCGAGGCGGCCCGGAAGAGCCGGATCAAGAAGAAGGTGGTTATTTTGGGGCCGATTTGTTTGCTTACTTTTTCTTGGGAAAAATATGGGGAGTTGGGGATGGAGTGACGAGTGAGCTATAGATTTGTTTTACCACTAGACATTTTTATGAGACAACAATTACATGGACCTTGCTACTTTCCTGTGACATTTTAACCAAACAAGTAGCAACCCTTCCTTGTTACTCATGGGGGCATGCCATTGAATCCTGTGAGTTTTTCTTCATTCAGTGTTTGCTAGTCTGCCTTACTGTCTAGGGTTTGGTCAAAGTCAAGATTTGTAATCTTTGACCAACTATCCAAGATTATATATCAATATATTCATAATCAAATGTAAATGATATGATAATATATTGCATTATGGTactaatgatattatttttattttctaaataATACTCTCTctaattcatattacttgacacgAGTATGGATATACCtcgaactaaaatatatctagatacatctatattagaggcTGAGTGATATGAAACAGAGCATAAGTAGTATATTTCAAGCTGCTGACTACTGTTCAATTAGTATGGCAGAGGGTGATTCTGCACTTATTTGAATGTATGGTCAACGTGGGGACCTCCAACTGCATTATGATTTTTAAACTTGCTGTACCTAtcatagtattttttttttttgagaaagctAGTATCATCTTATACTGAATCTTCCTCCCATTAGTACAGTATCTGTGATAAACTGAAAACATCAGGATTAATATAGTTTTCCATATGATGTGATTTTGTTGCTGATCGTAAACGTCATAAAATGTCCACttggatttttttaaaaatcttGATAAACATGGGGGCACTACTTTTCCGATTTGCAGGCTTACCTTCAGCAGTTGGAAAGCAGCCGATCCAAGTTGGAGCAATTGGAGCAAGAACTTCAGAGGGCAAGGCAGCAGGTAAACTCTTCAGCTTCACTACGAATTGCAACCGATTTGGGGTTCGTAGTTATTGATTGAATCCCCGATGATCTCACATGGGTATGTTGTGTTTCAGGGAATGTTTATCGCGGGTGGAAGCTCCGGTGATCACTCAAGTGGAGGTAATGATATTTCCAGTGCTTACTTTTTAATTACATCATGGCATGTACACAATATCATAACTTTTTCCAAGAGTTGCAGGGCAGTTCACCTTTGGTTTGAAACTAT contains the following coding sequences:
- the LOC124646807 gene encoding transcription factor TGAL3-like gives rise to the protein MQVQDATLPALASLQCIVTLGLSTSSGKPLAVTPAFRELFTLFPWIFARVTLMRFLFGVGCEGPNPSSKSSSNVTFAPQPLLANAGQQHGVAATLGMAAPGMAATEAGRFFLPRGVAQQQQQLENWGDSVSGVVVTSPLTETSTDLDDSGDMRHRASMGGGGGDGDGAGQRRLGCVDSSDRRGDQKMSRRLAQNREAARKSRIKKKAYLQQLESSRSKLEQLEQELQRARQQGMFIAGGSSGDHSSGGALAFDLEYARWLDDHQRHINNLRVAVVANMNDDELRILVESVMLHYDDLFSLKSFATKSDVFHVMSGMWMSPAERFFMWLGGFRSSELLKVLASQLEPLTDQQLMGICSLQQSSQQAEDALSQGMEALQQGLAETLAAAAGVGPLATGADNVTNYMGQMAIAMGKLSTLENFLRQGDLLRQQTLQQLHRILTTRQAARALLVISDYFSRLRALSSLWLARPRE